From a region of the Marinomonas mediterranea MMB-1 genome:
- a CDS encoding mechanosensitive ion channel family protein produces MKDLMEGVDINQYLPTAIDWATNVLLAIVILLVGMWIAGRVNALVVGVSKKHDKLDDTLFRFLGSVARYVVMAFVLIAVLNRFGVQTASIVALLGAASLAVGLALQGAMSNLAAGVMLLIFRPYKVGDFIDAAGRFGKVTEIDLFTTVLQTFDNQQIIVPNSQIWGDQIINHSHHPVRGVDMRFGVAYGENTDAARAVIEEVLSSHPHILKDPKPFVEVETLNDSSVDFLVRPFCKGEYYFDILYTVPEQIKKALDDNNIEIPFPHRKVIVVNENA; encoded by the coding sequence ATGAAGGATCTTATGGAAGGGGTAGATATAAACCAATATTTGCCAACTGCGATTGATTGGGCTACGAACGTATTGCTTGCGATCGTCATATTATTGGTGGGTATGTGGATTGCCGGCAGAGTCAATGCGCTTGTAGTCGGCGTGAGTAAGAAACACGATAAGCTTGACGATACGTTATTTCGCTTTTTAGGCAGTGTTGCGCGTTATGTTGTTATGGCGTTTGTTCTTATCGCTGTATTGAATCGATTTGGCGTGCAAACGGCGTCGATCGTCGCGCTGTTAGGTGCAGCAAGTTTAGCCGTTGGCTTAGCATTGCAGGGCGCGATGTCGAATTTGGCTGCGGGTGTTATGCTGTTGATTTTTAGACCTTATAAAGTCGGTGATTTTATCGATGCAGCGGGTAGATTCGGTAAAGTGACTGAAATCGACCTGTTTACCACCGTGCTTCAGACGTTTGATAATCAGCAAATTATTGTGCCGAACAGTCAAATTTGGGGCGACCAGATTATCAATCACTCGCATCACCCTGTGCGTGGTGTGGATATGCGATTTGGTGTGGCGTATGGCGAGAATACCGATGCGGCGCGTGCGGTGATCGAGGAAGTGTTGTCTTCTCATCCGCATATCTTAAAAGATCCAAAGCCATTTGTAGAAGTTGAAACCTTAAATGACAGCTCAGTCGATTTTCTTGTACGACCGTTCTGTAAGGGAGAGTATTACTTCGATATTCTCTACACAGTGCCAGAACAAATTAAGAAAGCATTGGATGACAATAATATCGAAATCCCATTCCCGCATCGTAAAGTAATCGTCGTGAATGAGAATGCGTAG
- a CDS encoding GFA family protein, producing the protein MKGHGKCMCGLVALEVEYASSEVAACHCSMCRNWGGGPMLAIDCADSVKISDESSVTRYASSEWAERGFCSKCGTHLFYFLKPANQYHLPIGLLQTDNKFTFTHQIFIDEKPEYYEFKNETHNMTGAEVFAYFEAED; encoded by the coding sequence ATGAAAGGTCATGGTAAATGCATGTGTGGTTTGGTTGCTTTAGAAGTTGAGTACGCCAGTAGCGAAGTTGCTGCATGCCACTGTAGCATGTGTCGCAACTGGGGAGGCGGACCAATGCTAGCGATTGACTGTGCCGATTCTGTAAAAATATCAGACGAGAGCAGTGTCACTCGTTATGCATCATCAGAATGGGCTGAGAGAGGCTTTTGTAGCAAATGTGGAACTCACCTATTTTACTTCCTTAAACCCGCCAATCAGTACCATCTTCCTATTGGTTTACTGCAAACGGATAACAAATTTACTTTTACTCATCAAATATTCATTGACGAGAAGCCTGAGTATTACGAGTTCAAAAACGAAACTCATAATATGACGGGTGCAGAAGTCTTCGCTTATTTTGAAGCAGAAGATTGA
- a CDS encoding GNAT family N-acetyltransferase — protein sequence MLRLITEQDFKEFWPVFQSIVAAQETYAFDPEMRFEDGYSLWCVSPIKTFVFEGEDGSILGSYYIKANAMGPSNHICNCGYMVSENARGQGLARKMCEHSQNIALELGFEAMQFNSVVSTNEVAVKLWQKMGFEIIGTIPKAYRHKRLGYVDSYVMHKPLAR from the coding sequence ATGCTTAGGCTGATAACAGAGCAAGATTTCAAAGAATTTTGGCCGGTTTTTCAATCCATTGTTGCCGCTCAGGAAACCTATGCGTTTGATCCCGAGATGCGTTTCGAGGATGGGTATTCGCTGTGGTGTGTTTCACCTATTAAGACATTTGTGTTTGAGGGTGAAGACGGCTCGATTTTGGGTTCTTACTATATAAAAGCAAACGCAATGGGGCCAAGTAACCACATTTGTAATTGCGGGTACATGGTTAGCGAAAATGCTCGAGGGCAAGGTCTAGCGCGAAAAATGTGTGAACATTCGCAAAATATCGCGTTAGAGCTTGGGTTCGAGGCCATGCAATTTAACTCTGTGGTTTCGACAAATGAGGTAGCAGTGAAGCTTTGGCAAAAGATGGGATTCGAGATTATTGGAACGATTCCAAAAGCCTATCGGCATAAGCGTCTAGGTTATGTCGACAGCTATGTGATGCATAAGCCTTTGGCTCGATAG
- a CDS encoding agmatine deiminase family protein → MATRRTVIKSLSFLAASTVLGGAKGAFAVSKGEEIWVMPDESDPHLRTWMAFGASRDIWGHELLFEVQRNLATIALSIAQYEPVSMLVRQSDLALARRLMGNKVDLIVSPLDDLWIRDSGPVFVVTKSGDKAAVDFNFNGWGDKQDYEHDAKVAAFVARNADVPRILTDLVLEGGGIEVDGHGTAIITESCVLNENRNPGVSKRECEQELKRLLGLNKIIWLPGIKGKDITDGHTDFYARFARPGVVVVGYDPDPYSFDHAVTKRHLEILRKATDAKGRKLEIITLEAPTRIREEYASDDFAAGYINYYVCNGAVIAPEFGDPRTDAAAKRQLQKAFPERDVIQINIDAIAAGGGGIHCTTQQEPRV, encoded by the coding sequence GTGGCCACTCGACGCACAGTCATTAAATCACTTAGCTTTTTAGCAGCATCCACTGTACTTGGAGGAGCGAAAGGGGCTTTTGCTGTGTCCAAGGGTGAAGAAATTTGGGTTATGCCAGATGAAAGTGATCCGCACCTGCGTACATGGATGGCTTTTGGAGCGAGTCGAGATATTTGGGGCCACGAGCTTTTGTTTGAGGTTCAACGTAACTTGGCGACCATTGCTTTGAGCATTGCTCAGTATGAGCCTGTCTCAATGTTGGTTCGTCAATCAGACTTGGCACTGGCTCGACGATTAATGGGGAACAAGGTTGATCTCATCGTTAGTCCTCTTGATGATTTATGGATTCGTGATTCAGGGCCTGTTTTCGTCGTCACAAAGAGTGGCGACAAGGCCGCCGTTGATTTTAATTTTAACGGCTGGGGCGATAAGCAAGATTATGAACATGACGCAAAGGTCGCTGCGTTTGTTGCGAGAAACGCTGATGTGCCTCGTATCCTGACGGATTTAGTTCTTGAAGGCGGCGGGATTGAGGTCGATGGACACGGAACGGCCATCATAACAGAGAGTTGTGTGCTCAATGAAAATCGCAACCCCGGTGTAAGCAAGCGTGAATGCGAACAAGAACTGAAGCGTTTACTTGGATTGAACAAGATCATTTGGTTGCCCGGCATTAAAGGCAAAGACATTACTGATGGGCACACTGATTTTTATGCTCGTTTCGCTCGTCCTGGGGTGGTTGTGGTGGGATACGATCCAGATCCTTATTCGTTTGATCACGCTGTTACCAAGCGGCATTTGGAAATCCTACGTAAAGCGACGGATGCAAAAGGTCGCAAACTGGAGATTATTACATTAGAAGCACCGACAAGGATCCGTGAAGAGTATGCTAGTGACGATTTTGCTGCAGGTTACATCAATTACTACGTTTGTAATGGTGCGGTGATTGCTCCTGAATTTGGTGATCCACGAACGGATGCCGCAGCAAAACGCCAACTTCAAAAAGCGTTTCCTGAACGAGATGTTATCCAGATCAACATCGACGCTATAGCGGCGGGAGGCGGAGGCATTCATTGTACGACTCAACAAGAGCCAAGGGTTTGA
- a CDS encoding DUF1761 domain-containing protein — MELLSVQIIDILAASVTGMILGALWYSPIAFGPRWMASIGKTPENIGNQTLPMIGSIVACILSAFGVSFLSENLDISSVTEAVILGFVLVFLIIFPALLSDNLFCGWGKALLLIQAGYRLVTIMLMSIVIYLV; from the coding sequence ATGGAATTATTGTCCGTTCAAATAATAGATATATTAGCAGCTTCTGTAACAGGGATGATTTTAGGTGCTTTGTGGTACAGTCCAATAGCATTCGGCCCTAGATGGATGGCCAGCATCGGTAAAACGCCAGAAAATATAGGCAATCAAACTTTACCCATGATAGGCAGTATCGTTGCCTGTATTCTTAGTGCTTTCGGTGTATCTTTTCTTTCTGAAAATCTCGACATTTCAAGTGTGACAGAGGCAGTAATTTTAGGTTTTGTGTTGGTTTTTCTGATTATTTTTCCCGCGTTGCTTTCGGATAATTTGTTTTGTGGCTGGGGGAAGGCGCTGTTACTCATCCAAGCGGGCTACCGTCTTGTGACAATCATGCTCATGTCCATCGTAATCTACCTTGTGTAA